One region of Camelina sativa cultivar DH55 chromosome 6, Cs, whole genome shotgun sequence genomic DNA includes:
- the LOC104791067 gene encoding uncharacterized protein LOC104791067 — protein sequence MDGRGGCCIARYAIGSGPYDLSKADRIMLRFRPIAPKPASDGRVKPVSSGDSGSGSSDVSFRAGKRKRKCHQSKENGGSNAKWCTRRKTSEKSVTHGGANAVTLSLLPEKPAFTDLMAVEKQKRQGPLWLSFGNGGGMFTPAYQKAEVVRRTVVISSCMTVERVTDAWIDGYGLGRSDEERKMNLVRDTCPGFISDGSGRVTWTNDAYRKMARDNIPVEEGSPEITSGDSFHVIVQLVMRERPMLTSPGFTCKVKLHHTCQNRERGSTLTVPCDVWRMDGGGFAWRLDVKAALCL from the coding sequence ATGGACGGTAGGGGAGGGTGTTGCATAGCTAGGTACGCCATTGGCTCTGGACCGTACGATCTTTCCAAAGCAGATCGTATCATGCTTCGTTTTCGTCCCATTGCTCCTAAACCAGCCAGTGACGGCAGAGTAAAGCCTGTATCCAGCGGTGATAGCGGCAGTGGAAGCTCAGACGTTTCTTTTAGAGCTGGTAAAAGAAAGAGGAAATGTCATCAGAGTAAGGAGAACGGTGGTAGTAACGCTAAATGGTGCACCCGGCGGAAGACATCGGAGAAATCCGTTACTCACGGCGGTGCTAATGCGGtgactctttctcttttaccGGAGAAACCTGCGTTTACGGATCTGATGGCGGTGGAGAAGCAGAAGCGGCAGGGTCCATTATGGTTGAGTTTCGGCAACGGCGGCGGGATGTTTACTCCGGCTTATCAAAAGGCCGAGGTTGTGCGGAGGACGGTGGTGATTTCGTCGTGTATGACGGTGGAACGTGTAACGGACGCTTGGATTGACGGTTACGGCCTAGGGAGGTCAGATGAAGAGAGGAAGATGAATCTTGTGAGAGACACGTGTCCTGGTTTCATATCCGACGGTTCGGGGAGAGTCACGTGGACGAACGACGCTTATCGGAAAATGGCTAGGGATAACATTCCGGTGGAAGAAGGTTCACCTGAGATAACTAGCGGCGATAGTTTTCACGTGATCGTACAGTTGGTGATGAGGGAGAGGCCGATGCTAACGTCTCCTGGATTCACATGCAAAGTGAAACTACACCACACGTGTCAAAATCGCGAGAGAGGCTCTACACTCACGGTGCCTTGCGACGTGTGGAGAATGGACGGTGGTGGTTTTGCTTGGAGGCTCGACGTTAAGGCCGCTTTGTGCCTTTGA
- the LOC104791064 gene encoding uncharacterized protein LOC104791064 has protein sequence MFGRLRPPPSSPDCLERYPAKIIKDDPLSVYESTLLKLKQGSKLETSSETEGEENLSLSSSSSSSPSQVFSSDTQIGDTHDAMAIESCESSKQLKNKKNPSVLSMFCKYKNQAQARNMKTETTQE, from the exons ATGTTTGGGAGGCTGAGACCGCCGCCATCTTCGCCTGACTGTTTGGAGAGATATCCGGCGAAAATCATCAAAGACGATCCTCTCTCCGTCTACG AGTCAACACTGTTGAAGCTTAAGCAAGGATCAAAACTGGAGACTTCATCAGAAACAGAGGGTGAAGAGAATCtgtcattatcatcatcatcatcatcatcaccgtcTCAGGTCTTCTCTTCGGATACACAAATAGGAGACACTCATGATGCAATGGCTATAGAATCATGTGAAAGCTCGAAACAgttaaagaacaagaagaaccCATCAGTACTGTCCATGTTTTGCAAGTACAAGAATCAAGCTCAAGCACGAAACATGAAGACAGAGACGACTCAAGAGTGA
- the LOC104698964 gene encoding telomere length regulation protein TEL2 homolog produces MAEATKQERNLQKILLHKVSEAISAIADAKHVDQVISAIHSLAVLLFPVDPSLFSGSIGEKYRERVCSSVVPSVDERNDWLETFYRGVAFPTFARVLLLDVASDWLSCFPISVQKHLYDVFFLDGPVIEVVQVLVPFLHRVENGGFDANSVQINVERLLILCLLENAGLIKITKEIGDSYQGDISRNGSLKSLLSRLSQILTSIPDKARLKSPPLLSSHLYFKHITDQLLQILDDRASCTEANSTVFVLSFVGKIFSRICRRGLSDLLLSRVTPHVLAHVRRLLNSKMGSIEMETFQLDPTPQIWSKTMEAVTDPYALEKMAEQVLHQLYAEHASDVEAFWTIWTLFHRNLIHQASVRSIFVDKFLLWKVFPIRCLRWILQFSVLECPPLTNTLAKGDVVQGLLETTQRLASVWSKGEFLQSVPFEQQAYITAALGLCLENMSREELDRTKDVMHSILQGVSCRLENPGDLVRKMASSIAFMFSKVIDPKNPLYLDDSFTGNAIDWEFGLQTAVGGVPSVTNTMESEDGETKASASLTEVNGSSRRDKEKKNRKSKNVSDFVLADPDEIVDLATLNCETESDKDDDDASVSSDNSSVTSLEPYDLLDDDKDLGKQFTHLVDVVGALRKTDDVDGVEKAIFVAEKLVRASPDELTHIAGDLARTLIQVRCSDITIEGEEDSAEEKRQRALIALLVTRPFESLETLNNSLYSPNVDVSQRIMILDVMAEAARELANSMTLKPKHDSRGPLISSISDPQPWYLPSNASTPWKKVSETGSFHLNWANRFERELQSKPGQTKKGKSRRWSLKSADRDQNSTDWSQNRFPLYAAAFMLPAMKQFDKKRHGVDLLGRDFIVLGKLVHMLGVCMQCASMHPEASVLAISLLDMLQRREVCNHPEAYVRRAVLFAASSVLVALNPSYIVSTLVEGNLDLSRALEWIRTWALQIADSDIDRDCYTMALSCLQLHAEMALQTSRALESTGGSSGSSTGSVNISLPSVISKLTSINIKLPSSNVHL; encoded by the exons ATGGCCGAAGCGACTAAGCAAGAGAGAAATCTTCAGAAAATTTTGCTCCACAAGGTGTCAGAAGCCATCTCTGCCATTGCTGATGCGAAGCACGTAGACCAGGTGATCTCCGCTATTCATTCCCTCGCCGTTCTTCTCTTCCCGGTCGATCCATCGTTGTTTTCCG GGAGTATTGGTGAAAAGTACAGAGAAAGG GTCTGTAGCTCCGTAGTTCCTTCTGTAGATGAGAGAAATGATTGGTTGGAAACGTTCTACAGAGGTGTTGCGTTTCCAACGTTTGCTCGGGTTTTGTTACTTG ATGTTGCTTCGGATTGGCTGTCTTGTTTCCCTATTTCAGTGCAGAAACATTTGTATGATGTCTTCTTCTTAGATGGACCTGTTATCGAGGTTGTTCAGGTCTTGGTTCCTTTCCTACATCGTGTGGAAAATGGTGGCTTTGATGCTAATTCTGTCCAGATTAATGTGGAAAG ATTGCTTATATTGTGTTTGCTTGAAAATGCTGGACTGATCAAGATAACAAAGGAAATTGGTGATAGTTATCAAGGAGATATTTCTAGGAATGGAAGTCTCAAGTCTTTGTTATCTAGGCTATCACAGATCTTGACCTCCATTCCTGATAAAGCACGGTTGAAATCCCCACCATTACTTTCTTCCCA CTTGTACTTCAAGCACATTACCGATCAGCTACTACAAATATTGGACGACCGAGCTTCCTGCACTGAGGCCAATAGcacagtttttgttttatcatttgtTGGGAAAATTTTTTCCCGCATCTGTCGACGTGGATTATCAG ATTTGTTGTTAAGTAGAGTAACACCTCATGTCCTAGCTCATGTTAGGAGGTTACTAAACTCAAAGATGGGTTCTATTGAGATGGAAACATTTCAGTTGGACCCGACACCCCAAATTTGGTCGAAAACTATGGAAGCAGTGACAGATCCGTATGCTCTTGAGAAAATGGCTGAACAAGTTTTACATCAGCTATATGCTGAGCATGCAAGTGATGTTGAAGCTTTCTGGACTATTTGGACGTTGTTTCATCGCAATTTAATTCATCAGGCATCAGTGAG gTCCATATTTGTTGACAAATTTTTGCTATGGAAAGTGTTTCCCATCCGTTGTCTGCGATGGATCTTACAATTTTCAGTTCTTGAGTGCCCACCGCTTACTAATACACTTGCTAAAGGTGATGTCGTGCAAGGACTGCTTGAGACAACACAGCGACTAGCCTCAGTTTGGTCAAAAGGGGAGTTTCTGCAGTCCGTCCCGTTTGAGCAGCAAGCGT ATATAACTGCAGCTCTTGGACTTTGCCTGGAGAACATGTCAAGAGAGGAACTAGATAGAACGAAGGATGTAATGCACAGTATTCTTCAAGGAGTTAGCT GTAGACTGGAGAACCCAGGAGATCTGGTACGGAAAATGGCTAGCTCTATTGCCTTTATGTTCTCTAAAGTAATTGACCCGAAGAATCCTCTGTACCTTGATGATTCATTCACTGGGAATGCAATTGACTGGGAATTTGGATTGCAAACGGCTGTGGGAGGTGTCCCGTCAGTCACAAATACAATGGAAAGTGAAGATGGTGAAACCAAAGCATCAGCCTCCTTAACTGAAGTAAATGGCTCTAGCCGCAGagacaaggaaaagaaaaatcgCAAGAGCAAGAACGTTTCTGATTTTGTATTGGCTGATCCAGATGAAATAGTTGATTTGGCTACTTTAAACTGTGAAACAGAGAGTGATAAAGATGATGACGACGCAAGTGTCAGCTCTGATAATTCAAGTGTCACTTCTTTGGAGCCATATGATCTATTAGATGATGACAAGGATTTAGGGAAACAATTTACACATTTGGTCGATGTCGTTGGAGCTCTTCGGAAAACTGATGATGTTGATGGG GTGGAGAAAGCTATATTTGTTGCAGAGAAACTTGTGCGAGCATCACCTGATGAACTGACTCATATAGCTGGTGATCTTGCTCGAACTCTTATACAGGTTCGCTGCTCTGATATAACAAttgaaggtgaagaagattcAGCAGAAGAGAAGCGGCAAAGGGCTCTAATTGCATTGCTTGTGACCCGTCCATTTGAATCCCTTGAAACCCTTAACAATAGTTTGTATTCGCCTAATGTAGATGTAAGTCAGCGCATAATGATACTTGATGTCATGGCTGAAGCAGCTCGGGAGCTTGCTAATTCCATGACCCTGAAACCTAAACACGATTCACGGGGACCTCTGATATCAAGTATATCAGATCCTCAACCTTGGTATTTGCCTAGCAATGCGAGTACTCCGTGGAAAAAGGTCTCCGAGACAGGATCTTTTCACCTGAATTGGGCAAATCGATTTGAGAGAGAGCTACAGTCAAAACCTGGACAGACGAAGAAAGGAAAAAGTCGAAGGTGGAGCCTCAAATCAGCAGACAGAGATCAAAACAGTACTGACTGGTCTCAGAATAGATTTCCACTATATGCGGCAGCATTTATGCTTCCAGCCATGAAACAGTTTGACAAGAAACGACATGGTGTTGACTTACTTGGTAGGGACTTTATTGTCCTTGGAAAACTTGTTCATATGCTCGGCGTCTGTATGCAATGTGCATCAATGCATCCAGAAGCATCTGTATTAGCTATCTCTCTTCTAGATATGTTACAACGAAG GGAAGTATGCAATCACCCAGAAGCCTATGTTCGAAGAGCGGTCCTTTTTGCAGCCTCTTCTGTTTTGGTCGCCCTTAACCCGTCTTACATAGTCTCAACCTTGGTTGAAGGAAATCTTGATCTTTCCAGAGCTCTTGAATGGATCAGAACTTGGGCTCTTCAAATAGCTGACTCGGACATCGACCGAGACTGTTACACA atggctttgtcATGTCTCCAACTCCATGCCGAGATGGCTCTTCAAACTTCCCGAGCTTTAGAATCAACTGGCGGAAGTAGCGGCAGCAGCACTGGATCAGTAAACATAAGTCTACCCTCTGTTATCTCTAAGCTGACATCAATCAATATCAAACTCCCTTCTTCAAATGTTCATCTCTAG
- the LOC104791063 gene encoding probable ubiquitin-like-specific protease 2A isoform X2, whose amino-acid sequence MSRRRSNRVTNSKFVTSPGRVTIIDDCEEDEYLHHRSCWKHIAVLNKRVSKPKRAKELEILKLTAPCFYDECTRRGRSKRRIKCKYLASKLRKKLNSKAFVAYLESFSDEKKNSFVYLDCLWFSMYKSENQNIRSSVFDSIKTKQIFSKKYVFLPIVYWSHWTLLIFCNFGEDLDSDNTCMLFLDSLQTTDSSQRLEPDIRKFVLDMYRTEGRTEDQRLVDEIPLHVPVVPQQTNDVECGSFVLYYIQRFIEDAPEKFSVDDMPYFMKEDWFSHKDLEEFCDKLDSLGTIH is encoded by the exons ATGTCGAGAAGACGAAGTAATCGAGTTACGAATAGTAAATTCGTCACGAGTCCTGGACGTGTTACTATTATTGATG ATTGTGAGGAAGATGAGTATTTACACCACAGGTCGTGTTGGAAGCATATTGCTGTCTTGAACAAGCGTGTTTCTAAACCAAAGCGAGCCAAGGAGTTAGAGATATTGAAATTGACTGCACCTTGTTTCTATGACGAATGCACACGCCGTGGGAGGTCTAAACGAAGGATCAAGTGCAAGTATTTAGCTTCCAAGCTACGGAAAAAACTCAATTCCAAAGCATTTGTAGCTTACCTAGA GAGCTTCTCGGATGAGAAAAAGAACTCTTTTGTCTACTTAGATTGTTTATGGTTCAGTATGTACAAAAGCGAAAACCAAAATATTCGAAGCAGTGTTTTTGATTCCATCAAGACAAAGCAGATCTTCTCTaagaaatatgtttttcttcctATTGTCTACTG GAGCCATTGGACTTTGTTGATCTTTTGCAATTTTGGGGAGGATCTTGATTCTGATAACACATGCATGTTGTTTCTTGATTCGCTACAAACAACCGACTCTTCACAGCGGCTTGAACCAGATATAAGAAA GTTTGTGTTGGACATGTATAGAACCGAAGGAAGAACTGAAGACCAAAGATTGGTTGATGAAATCCCGCTCCATGTGCCAGTG GTTCCGCAGCAGACAAATGATGTGGAATGTGGGAGCTTTGTCCTCTACTACATCCAGCGGTTCATAGAAGATGCCCCTGAGAAATTCAGCGTTGATGATATgccatatttt ATGAAAGAGGATTGGTTTAGCCATAAAGACTTGGAAGAGTTCTGTGACAAGCTTGATTCTTTAGGAACCATTCATTGA
- the LOC104698965 gene encoding polyadenylate-binding protein 1-like: MDNSPGKANLLGKRELKDDVLETNPILKKHKEISEEEEKETTKVFSDDSLQHQIKGRVELLLETNSDQANNLIPVKEEEEETVERLDETPDFLKSIASLVVRKKTLFVDHLAVGLDMSDIINFFKDFGQVVSVQLTLNHEGKRTSSGFVEFASANEAKKAQEMKNGKLWCGNNITLLLVAEIAPYPPRPKNIDHLRQESLPIEEDEEETPPYFVETVAKIRKTLFVANLSPQTKLSHIINFFQDVGEVVSLRLIVNPEGKHVGYGFVEFASPCVAKKALEEKNGEYLHDHRIFLDVAKTAPYSPRSKCNLVEKLWYEDYLLRESRLVVEDETMEGLDETHIFVQAVVVRKKTLCVSHFPNQAKISDIINFFKDVATIVHVRLAVNHKGKQLFHNAFVEFSSANDANKALEKDSEYLLNRKIHLDVAKAAPYSLRPKYCIDHKVWYEDYIRQESLLIEEDETMEGLDETPNFVEEVAVRKKTLYIANLPLKIKIQHIIDFFKDVGEVFSVRLIVNHMGKHVGCGFVEFASANEAKKALQKKNQGRLQSHFVFLDVAEIAPYPLRPKYDLAEKLWYEDYQRRESLLIEEDDLETKPTRKMKLFGVYKQAILDSSCGKKITFSDDTLIEEDEALCCF, translated from the exons ATGGACAATTCGCCCGGCAAAGCTAATTTATTGG GTAAGCGAGAGCTCAAAGATGATGTTCTGGAGACCAATCCGATTCTGAAAAAACATAAGGAAATAtccgaggaggaggagaag GAGACAACGAAAGTATTTTCTGATGATAGTCTCCAGCATCAGATCAAAGGAAGGGTCGAGTTGTTGTTGGAGACAAATTCTGACCAGGCTAATAATTTAATTCCAGTGAAg gaggaggaggaggagactgtgGAAAGACTTGATGAAACTCCCGATTTCTTAAAGTCAATTGCATCATTAGTAGTAAGAAAAAAGACGCTCTTTGTTGACCATCTCGCTGTCGGTCTTGATATGTCAGATATCATAAATTTCTTCAAAGATTTTGGACAAGTTGTTAGTGTTCAACTTACTTTAAACCACGAGGGTAAGCGTACTTCCAGtggctttgttgagtttgcttctgctaACGAAGCAAAGAAG GCGCAGGAAATGAAGAATGGTAAACTTTGGTGCGGTAATAATATTACTCTTCTTCTCGTGGCTGAGATTGCTCCCTACCCTCCACGACCCAA GAACATAGACCACCTTCGACAAGAAAGCCTTCCCatagaagaagacgaagaggaaaCACCTCCCTACTTTGTTGAG ACAGTTGCAAAAATAAGAAAGACGCTCTTTGTTGCCAATCTCTCTCCCCAAACTAAATTATCACATAT CATCAATTTTTTCCAAGATGTTGGAGAAGTTGTTAGTCTTCGACTTATTGTAAACCCCGAGGGTAAGCATGTGGGCTATGgttttgttgagtttgcttctCCTTGCGTAGCAAAGAAG GCGCTGGAAGAGAAGAATGGTGAATATTTGCACGATCACAGGATTTTTCTTGATGTGGCTAAGACAGCTCCATACTCTCCGCGATCCAa gtGCAACCTTGTAGAGAAGCTTTG GTACGAAGACTACCTTTTAAGAGAAAGCCGTCTGGTAGTAGAAGATGAGACAATGGAAGGACTTGATGAAACTCACATTTTTGTTCAG GCAGTTGTTGTAAGAAAGAAGACGCTCTGTGTTTCCCATTTCCCTAACCAAGCTAAAATATCAGATAT CATCAATTTCTTCAAAGATGTCGCAACAATTGTTCATGTCCGACTTGCTGTAAACCACAAGGGCAAGCAATTATTTCACAATGCCTTTGTTGAGTTTTCTTCTGCTAATGATGCAAACAAG GCGCTGGAAAAGGATAGTGAATATTTGCTCAATCGCAAGATTCATCTAGATGTGGCTAAGGCAGCTCCATACTCTCTACGACCCAA gTATTGCATAGATCACAAAGTTTG GTATGAAGACTACATTCGACAAGAAAGCCTTCtgatagaagaagatgagacaATGGAAGGACTTGATGAAACTCCCAATTTTGTTGAG GAAGTTGCCGTAAGAAAAAAGACGCTCTATATTGCCAATCTCccattgaaaattaaaatacaacatAT CATCGATTTCTTCAAAGATGTTGGAGAAGTTTTTAGTGTTCGGCTTATTGTAAACCACATGGGTAAGCATGTGGGTTGtggctttgttgagtttgcttctgctaACGAAGCAAAGAAG GCACTGCAAAAGAAGAACCAAGGAAGATTGCAGagtcattttgtttttcttgacgTGGCTGAGATAGCTCCATACCCTCTCCGACCCAA gtaCGACCTGGCAGAGAAGCTTTG gTATGAAGATTATCAACGACGAGAAAGCCTTctgatagaagaagatgatttggagACCAAACCCACTAGGAAAATGAAGCTCTTTGGTGTATACAAGCAGGCAATCTTGGACTCATCTTGCGGTAAGAAGATTACCTTCTCTGACGACACTctgatagaagaagatgaagctctTTGCTGTTTTTAA
- the LOC104791066 gene encoding protein PLASTID TRANSCRIPTIONALLY ACTIVE 10: MMQICQTNLNFTFPISKNPNFCKPKSLSTGFQWLQPRRIDLPPCRGFSSDEFPVDETFLEKFGPKDKDTEDEARRRNWIERGWAPWEEVLTPEADFARKSLNEGEEVPLQSPEAIEAFKMLRPSYRKKKIKEMGITEDEWYAKQFEIRGDKPPPLETSWAGPMVLRQIPPRDWPPRGWEVDRKELEFIREAHKLMAERVWLEDLDKDLRVGEEAAVDKMCLERFKVFLKQYSEWVEANTDRLEEESYKYDQDFYPGRRKRGKDYEDGMYELPFYYPGMICEGTVTTLHLYQGAFVDIGGVHEGWVPIKGNDWFWIRHFIRVGMHVIVEITAKRDPYRFRFPLELRFVHPNIDHMIFNKFDFPPIFHRDGDTNPDEIRRDCGRPPEPRKDPGSKPEEEGLLSDHPYVDKLWQIHVAEQMILDDYEANPEKYKGKKLSELSDDEDFDEQKDIEYGEAYYKKTKLPKVILKTSVKELDLEAALTERQHHNKLMMEAKARGEGYKIDKLRRNIEMDEYDFLHWRRSMEEREALLRDISSRQALGLPLEEPGRYKPGNFFGKDQYDPTSALYQYDYWGEPKNSEISKQERMKDAHNKSIVGKGNVWYDMSYDDAIKQTLEKRKAEPNLATQEEETESEKEEEEDDDDDFDDFDYSILSDESSIGYPEQQPLVNGTQVLTD; the protein is encoded by the exons ATGATGCAGATTTGCCAAACCAATCTCAATTTCACCTTCCCCATttcaaaaaaccctaatttctgcAAACCCAAATCACTCTCCACCGGATTCCAATGGCTTCAACCTCGCCGCATTGACTTACCCCCTTGCCGCGGCTTCAGCTCCGACGAATTCCCCGTCGACGAGACGTTCCTCGAGAAATTCGGACCGAAGGACAAAGATACAGAGGACGAAGCTAGACGACGTAACTGGATCGAACGCGGTTGGGCTCCATGGGAAGAGGTTCTCACACCTGAAGCCGACTTCGCTCGTAAATCGCTTAACGAAGGTGAAGAGGTTCCGCTTCAGTCACCGGAGGCGATCGAGGCGTTTAAGATGCTGAGACCGTCgtataggaagaagaagattaaggagATGGGGATTACGGAGGATGAATGGTACGCTAAGCAGTTTGAGATTAGAGGTGATAAGCCTCCGCCTTTGGAGACGTCTTGGGCTGGTCCGATGGTTCTTAGGCAGATTCCGCCGCGTGATTGGCCGCCGAGAGGTTGGGAAGTTGATAGGAAGGAGCTTGAGTTTATTAGGGAAGCTCATAAGTTGATGGCTGAGAGGGTTTGGCTTGAGGATTTGGATAAGGATTTGAGGGTTGGTGAAGAGGCTGCTGTTGATAAGATGTGTTTGGAGAGGTTTAAGGTTTTCTTGAAACAGTATAGTGAATGGGTTGAAGCTAATACAGATAGGTTGGAGGAAGAATCTTACAAG TATGATCAGGATTTTTATCCGGGTAGAAGGAAAAGAGGGAAGGATTATGAAGATGGGATG TATGAGCTTCCCTTTTACTATCCAGGGATG ATTTGTGAAGGCACAGTTACCACTCTGCATCTGTATCAGGGAGCATTTGTTGACATTGGAGGTGTTCATGAAGG GTGGGTTCCAATAAAAGGTAATGACTGGTTTTGGATCCGGCATTTCATAAGAGTTGGGATGCATGTTATTGTTGAGATCACG GCAAAAAGAGATCCATACCGGTTTCGGTTTCCGTTAGAGTTGCGCTTCGTCCATCCTAATATAGATCACATGAT CTTTAATAAGTTTGACTTCCCACCAATATTTCACCGTGATGGGGATACTAATCCAGATGAGATACGG CGAGATTGTGGAAGACCTCCTGAACCTAGAAAAGATCCAGGATCGAAACCAGAGGAGGAAGGGCTGCTCTCTGATCACCCGTATGTCGACAAG CTGTGGCAAATACATGTAGCTGAGCAAATGATTTTGGATGATTACGAAGCTAACCCTGAAAAATACAAAGGCAAAAAACTATCAGAATTATCTGATGATGAAGACTTTGATGAACAAAAGGATATTGAGTATGGGGAAGCTTAttataagaaaaccaaattgCCAAAAGTGATTCTG AAAACGAGTGTCAAGGAACTTGACTTAGAGGCTGCATTGACAGAGCGCCAG CACCACAATAAACTAATGATGGAAGCTAAAGCCAGAGGAGAAGGATACAAAATCGACAAGCTTAGACGAAATATAGAGATGGACGAGTATGATTTCTTACACTGGCGCCGATCTATGGAGGAAAGAGAAGCATTGCTCAGAGATATCAGCTC TCGTCAAGCACTTGGTTTACCATTGGAGGAACCAGGGAGGTATAAGCCAGGAAACTTCTTTGGGAAAGACCAGTACGATCCAACAAGTGCACTATACCAGTATGACTACTGGGGAGAGCCTAAGAACTCAGAGATTAGCAAGCAAGAGAGGATGAAGGATGCACACAACAAATCCATTGTTGGGAAAGGCAACGTGTGGTATGATATGTCTTATGATGATGCCATTAAGCAGAcattagagaaaagaaaagctgaGCCTAACTTGGCgactcaagaagaagaaacagagtctgaaaaagaagaagaagaagacgatgacgaTGATTTTGACGATTTTGACTATAGCATTCTGAGTGATGAGAGTAGCATCGGTTACCCGGAACAGCAACCTCTCGTTAACGGTACTCAAGTCTTAACAGATTGA
- the LOC104791063 gene encoding probable ubiquitin-like-specific protease 2A isoform X1: protein MSRRRSNRVTNSKFVTSPGRVTIIDDCEEDEYLHHRSCWKHIAVLNKRVSKPKRAKELEILKLTAPCFYDECTRRGRSKRRIKCKYLASKLRKKLNSKAFVAYLEDVCRSFSDEKKNSFVYLDCLWFSMYKSENQNIRSSVFDSIKTKQIFSKKYVFLPIVYWSHWTLLIFCNFGEDLDSDNTCMLFLDSLQTTDSSQRLEPDIRKFVLDMYRTEGRTEDQRLVDEIPLHVPVVPQQTNDVECGSFVLYYIQRFIEDAPEKFSVDDMPYFMKEDWFSHKDLEEFCDKLDSLGTIH, encoded by the exons ATGTCGAGAAGACGAAGTAATCGAGTTACGAATAGTAAATTCGTCACGAGTCCTGGACGTGTTACTATTATTGATG ATTGTGAGGAAGATGAGTATTTACACCACAGGTCGTGTTGGAAGCATATTGCTGTCTTGAACAAGCGTGTTTCTAAACCAAAGCGAGCCAAGGAGTTAGAGATATTGAAATTGACTGCACCTTGTTTCTATGACGAATGCACACGCCGTGGGAGGTCTAAACGAAGGATCAAGTGCAAGTATTTAGCTTCCAAGCTACGGAAAAAACTCAATTCCAAAGCATTTGTAGCTTACCTAGA GGATGTATGTAGGAGCTTCTCGGATGAGAAAAAGAACTCTTTTGTCTACTTAGATTGTTTATGGTTCAGTATGTACAAAAGCGAAAACCAAAATATTCGAAGCAGTGTTTTTGATTCCATCAAGACAAAGCAGATCTTCTCTaagaaatatgtttttcttcctATTGTCTACTG GAGCCATTGGACTTTGTTGATCTTTTGCAATTTTGGGGAGGATCTTGATTCTGATAACACATGCATGTTGTTTCTTGATTCGCTACAAACAACCGACTCTTCACAGCGGCTTGAACCAGATATAAGAAA GTTTGTGTTGGACATGTATAGAACCGAAGGAAGAACTGAAGACCAAAGATTGGTTGATGAAATCCCGCTCCATGTGCCAGTG GTTCCGCAGCAGACAAATGATGTGGAATGTGGGAGCTTTGTCCTCTACTACATCCAGCGGTTCATAGAAGATGCCCCTGAGAAATTCAGCGTTGATGATATgccatatttt ATGAAAGAGGATTGGTTTAGCCATAAAGACTTGGAAGAGTTCTGTGACAAGCTTGATTCTTTAGGAACCATTCATTGA